Proteins from one Cryptomeria japonica chromosome 4, Sugi_1.0, whole genome shotgun sequence genomic window:
- the LOC131874832 gene encoding uncharacterized protein LOC131874832 produces the protein MANRGFEFPVSVAAADTPTPLPGVTATYAPGTPFIANAGYAPTPFFGATASYAPAPSFPRIASYAPTPLFGGATAYPSTALFDAPAVCPPTPFFAIPSQSSALDVDLSFRTPGIAFTPPTPSNTQVGNPPTSSATQSSSVSQPSNAFRTVASSSSTTSAPTITIPLSGEGTALAQTTTSAAVTVPTSGMSFSSGPTSTTNSAAYPRFTLSSSEASATRTASSVTANTRECDRAMEKIYAAMVEMDQLYERLARAEFVRGVALTERDQAQAERNSLQIQPDQARERERQMQIELQQLYATNYALKLERDRVQQLFAEKNALKVEQHPVQQLCAKIDALKVEQNRVLGELETIHQIEMQQLCAKIDGLKEEQDRMQQLCAKIDGLETGQDRLRGELETLRQMRVSDIQVP, from the exons ATGGCGAACAGAGGATTCGAATTCCCCGTATCAGTCGCTGCGGCTGATACACCTACGCCTCTCCCCGGCGTCACTGCGACTTACGCCCCTGGTACCCCCTTCATCGCCAATGCGGGTTACGCGCCTACGCCTTTCTTTGGTGCCACTGCGTCTTACGCGCCTGCACCATCCTTCCCCCGCATTGCGAGTTACGCGCCTACGCCTCTCTTCGGCGGCGCTACGGCTTACCCGTCTACGGCTCTCTTCGACGCCCCTGCGGTTTGTCCACCTACGCCATTCTTTGCAATCCCTTCGCAATCTTCTGCTCTGGATGTGGATCTGTCTTTCCGCACTCCGGGCATAGCATTTACTCCACCCACGCCTTCCAACACTCAGGTGGGAAATCCGCCCACTTCCTCAGCAACTCAATCCTCCTCTGTATCGCAACCATCAAATGCGTTTCGAACTGTTGCTTCGTCTTCATCAACCACCAGTGCACCTACAATTACAATTCCTTTATCTGGTGAAGGGACTGCACTAGCACAGACCACTACTTCTGCTGCTGTAACCGTACCAACATCTGGGATGTCATTTTCATCAGGACCAACTTCCACTACCAATTCCGCTGCATATCCCCGTTTTACCTTATCGTCTTCAGAGGCATCTGCAACAAGAACTGCATCTTCAGTAACTG CTAACACTCGAGAGTGCGATAGGGCCATGGAAAAAATATATGCTGCTATGGTAGAGATGGATCAACTTTATGAGAGATTAGCAAGGGCAGAGTTTGTGAGAGGTGTGGCCCTAACTGAGAGAGACCAAGCTCAAGCAGAACGGAATAGTCTGCAGATCCAACCTGATCAGGCccgagagagggagagacaaatgcAGATAGAGCTGCAACAACTATATGCTACGAATTATGCGCTCAAATTAGAGCGAGATCGTGTGCAACAACTATTTGCCGAGAAAAATGCACTCAAAGTAGAGCAACATCCTGTGCAACAACTATGTGCTAAGATAGATGCACTCAAAGTAGAGCAAAATCGTGTGCTAGGAGAGCTCGAGACAATTCATCAGATAGAGATGCAACAACTATGTGCTAAGATAGATGGACTCAAAGAAGAGCAAGATCGTATGCAGCAACTATGTGCTAAGATAGATGGACTCGAAACAGGCCAAGATCGTTTGCGAGGAGAGCTCGAGACACTTCGTCAGATGAGAGTATCAGATATACAAGTACCGTAG
- the LOC131874830 gene encoding uncharacterized protein LOC131874830, with the protein MANRGFEFPVSVAAADTPTPLPGVTATYAPGTPFIATAGYAPTPFFGATAFYAPAPSFPRIASYAPTPLFGGATAYPSTALFDAPAVCPPTPFFAIPSQSSALDVDLSFRTPGIAFTPPTPSNTQVGNPPTSSATQSSSVSQPSNAFRTVASSSSTTSAPTITIPLSGEGTALAQTTTSAAVTVPTSGMSFSSGPTSTTNSAAYPRFTLSSSEASATRTASSVTANTRECDRAMEKIYAAMVEMDQLYERLARAEFVRGVALTERDQAQAERNSLQIQPDQARERERQMQIELQQLYATNYALKLERDRVQQLFAEKNALKVEQHPVQQLCAKIDALKVEQNRVLGELETIHQIEMQQLCAKIDGLKEEQDRMQQLCAKIDGLETGQDRLRGELETLRQMRVSDIQVP; encoded by the exons ATGGCGAACAGAGGATTCGAATTCCCCGTATCAGTCGCTGCGGCTGATACACCTACGCCTCTCCCCGGCGTCACTGCGACTTACGCCCCTGGTACCCCCTTCATCGCCACTGCGGGTTACGCGCCTACGCCTTTCTTTGGTGCCACTGCGTTTTACGCGCCTGCACCATCCTTCCCCCGCATTGCGAGTTACGCGCCTACGCCTCTCTTCGGCGGCGCTACGGCTTACCCGTCTACGGCTCTCTTCGACGCCCCTGCGGTTTGTCCACCTACGCCATTCTTTGCAATCCCTTCGCAATCTTCTGCTCTGGATGTGGATCTGTCTTTCCGCACTCCGGGCATAGCATTTACTCCACCCACGCCTTCCAACACTCAGGTGGGAAATCCGCCCACTTCCTCAGCAACTCAATCCTCCTCTGTATCGCAACCATCAAATGCGTTTCGAACTGTTGCTTCGTCTTCATCAACCACCAGTGCACCTACAATTACAATTCCTTTATCTGGTGAAGGGACTGCACTAGCACAGACCACTACTTCTGCTGCTGTAACCGTACCAACATCTGGGATGTCATTTTCATCAGGACCAACTTCCACTACCAATTCCGCTGCATATCCCCGTTTTACCTTATCGTCTTCAGAGGCATCTGCAACAAGAACTGCATCTTCAGTAACTG CTAACACTCGAGAGTGCGATAGGGCCATGGAAAAAATATATGCTGCTATGGTAGAGATGGATCAACTTTATGAGAGATTAGCAAGGGCAGAGTTTGTGAGAGGTGTGGCCCTAACTGAGAGAGACCAAGCTCAAGCAGAACGGAATAGTCTGCAGATCCAACCTGATCAGGCccgagagagggagagacaaatgcAGATAGAGCTGCAACAACTATATGCTACGAATTATGCGCTCAAATTAGAGCGAGATCGTGTGCAACAACTATTTGCCGAGAAAAATGCACTCAAAGTAGAGCAACATCCTGTGCAACAACTATGTGCTAAGATAGATGCACTCAAAGTAGAGCAAAATCGTGTGCTAGGAGAGCTCGAGACAATTCATCAGATAGAGATGCAACAACTATGTGCTAAGATAGATGGACTCAAAGAAGAGCAAGATCGTATGCAGCAACTATGTGCTAAGATAGATGGACTCGAAACAGGCCAAGATCGTTTGCGAGGAGAGCTCGAGACACTTCGTCAGATGAGAGTATCAGATATACAAGTACCGTAG